From Hordeum vulgare subsp. vulgare unplaced genomic scaffold, MorexV3_pseudomolecules_assembly, whole genome shotgun sequence, the proteins below share one genomic window:
- the LOC123422968 gene encoding DNA-directed RNA polymerase subunit beta yields the protein MLRNGNEGMSTIPGFSQIQFEGFFRFINQALAEELDKFPTIKDPDHEIAFQLFAKGYQLLEPSIKERDAVYESLTYSSELYVSARLIFGFDVQKQTISIGNIPIMNSLGTFIINGIYRIVINQILLSPGIYYRSELDHKGISIYTGTIISDWGGRSELAIDKKERIWARVSRKQKISILVLSSAMGSNLREILDNVSYPEIFLSFPNAKEKKRIESKEKAILEFYQQFACVGGDLVFSESLCEELQKKFFQQKCELGRIGRRNMNRRLNLDIPQNNTFLLPRDVLAATDHLIGMKFGTGILDDDDMNHLKNKRIRSVADLLQDQFGLALGRLQHAVQKTIRRVFIRQSKPTPQTLVTPTSTSILLITTYETFFGTYPLSQVFDQTNPLTQTVHGRKVSCLGPGGLTGRTASFRSRDIHPSHYGRICPIDTSEGINVGLTGSLAIHARIDHLWGSIESPFYEISAEKAKEKKERQVVYLSPNRDEYYMIAAGNSLSLNQGIQEEQVVPARYRQEFLTIAWEQIHVRSIFPFQYFSIGGSLIPFIEHNDANRALMSSNMQRQAVPLSRSEKCIVGTGLERQTALDSRVSVIAEREGKIISTDSHKILLSSSGKTISIPLVNHRRSNKNTCMHQKPRVPRGKSIKKGQILAEGAATVGGELALGKNVLVAYMPWEGYNFEDAVLISERLVYEDIYTSFHIRKYEIQTDTTSQGSAEKITKEIPHLEEHLLRNLDKNGVVRLGSWVETGDILVGKLTPQIASESSYIAEAGLLRAIFGLEVSTSKETSLKLPIGGRGRVIDVKWIQRDPLDIMVRVYILQKREIKVGDKVAGRHGNKGIISKILPRQDMPYLQDGTPVDMVFNPLGVPSRMNVGQIFESSLGLAGDLLKKHYRIAPFDERYEQEASRKLVFSELYEASKETKNPWVFEPEYPGKSRIFDGRTGDPFEQPVLIGKSYILKLIHQVDEKIHGRSTGPYSLVTQQPVRGRAKQGGQRVGEMEVWALEGFGVAHILQEILTYKSDHLIARQEILNATIWGKRIPNHEDPPESFRVLVRELRSLALELNHFLVSEKNFQVNREEV from the coding sequence ATGCTCCGGAATGGAAACGAGGGAATGTCCACAATACCCGGATTTAGTCAGATCCAATTCGAGGGATTTTTTAGGTTCATTAATCAAGCCTTGGCAGAAGAACTTGACAAGTTTCCAACAATTAAAGATCCAGATCACGAAATTGCATTTCAATTATTTGCGAAAGGATATCAATTGCTAGAACCCTCGATAAAAGAAAGAGATGCTGTGTATGAATCACTCACCTATTCTTCCGAATTATATGTATCTGCGAGATTAATTTTTGGTTTCGATGTGCAAAAGCAAACCATTTCTATCGGAAACATTCCTATAATGAATTCCTTAGGAACCTTTATTATAAATGGAATATACCGAATTGTGATCAATCAAATATTGCTAAGTCCTGGTATTTACTACCGCTCGGAATTAGATCATAAGGGAATTTCTATCTACACCGGGACTATAATATCAGATTGGGGAGGGAGATCGGAAttagcaattgataaaaaagAAAGGATATGGGCTCGCGTgagtagaaaacaaaagataTCTATTCTAGTTCTATCATCAGCTATGGGTTCGAATCTAAGAGAAATTCTAGATAATGTTTCCTACCCTGAAATTTTCTTGTCTTTCCCGaatgctaaggagaagaagaggattgAGTCAAAAGAAAAAGCTATTTTGGAGTTTTATCAACAATTTGCTTGTGTAGGTGGGGACCTGGTATTTTCGGAGTCCTTATGCGAGGAATTACAAAAGAAATTTTTTCAACAAAAATGTGAATTAGGAAGGATTGGTCGACGAAATATGAATCGGAGACTTAATCTTGATATACCTCAGAACAATACATTCTTGTTACCACGAGATGTATTGGCCGCTACGGATCATTTGATTGGAATGAAATTTGGAACGGGTATACTTGACGATGACGATATGAATCACTTGAAAAATAAACGTATTCGTTCGGTTGCGGATCTGTTACAAGATCAATTCGGATTGGCTCTTGGTCGTTTACAACATGCAGTTCAAAAAACTATTCGTAGAGTATTCATACGTCAATCGAAACCGACTCCCCAAACTTTGGTAACTCCAACTTCAACTTCAATTTTATTAATAACTACTTATGAGACCTTTTTTGGCACATACCCATTATCTCAAGTTTTTGATCAAACGAATCCATTGACACAAACTGTTCATGGGCGAAAAGTGAGTTGTTTAGGTCCTGGAGGGTTGACGGGGAGAACCGCAAGTTTTCGGAGCCGAGATATTCATCCGAGTCACTATGGGCGTATTTGTCCAATTGACACGTCTGAAGGAATCAATGTTGGACTTACTGGATCCTTAGCAATTCATGCGAGAATTGATCACTTGTGGGGATCTATAGAGAGTCCGTTTTATGAAATATCTGctgagaaagcaaaagaaaaaaaagagagacagGTGGTTTATCTATCACCAAATAGAGATGAGTATTATATGATAGCAGCAGGAAATTCTTTGTCCTTGAATCAAGGTATTCAGGAAGAACAGGTTGTTCCAGCTAGATACCGCCAAGAATTCTTGACTATTGCATGGGAACAGATTCATGTTAGAAGTATTTTTCCTTTCCAATATTTTTCTATTGGGGGTTCTCTCATTCCTTTTATTGAGCACAATGATGCGAATCGGGCTTTAATGAGTTCTAATATGCAGCGCCAAGCAGTTCCACTTTCTCGGTCCGAGAAATGCATTGTTGGAACTGGATTGGAACGCCAAACAGCTCTAGATTCGAGGGTTTCCGTTATAGCCGAACGCGAGGGAAAGATCATTTCTACTGATAGTCATAAGATACTTTTATCAAGTAGTGGGAAGACTATAAGTATTCCTTTAGTTAACCACCGTCGCTCTAACAAAAATACTTGTATGCACCAAAAACCTCGGGTTCCACGGGGTAAATCCATTAAAAAAGGACAAATTTTAGCAGAAGGAGCTGCTACAGTTGGGGGGGAACTTGCTTTAGGAAAAAACGTATTAGTAGCTTATATGCCATGGGAAGGTTACAATTTTGAAGACGCAGTACTAATTAGCGAACGTTTGGTATATGAGGATATTTATACCTCTTTTCACATCCGGAAATATGAAATTCAGACGGATACGACAAGCCAGGGCTCCGCTGAAAAAATCACTAAAGAAATACCACATCTAGAAGAACATTTACTCCGCAATTTGGACAAAAATGGAGTTGTTAGGTTGGGATCCTGGGTAGAAACTGGTGATATTTTAGTAGGTAAATTAACGCCTCAGATAGCGAGCGAATCATCATATATCGCAGAAGCTGGATTATTACGGGCCATATTCGGCCTTGAGGTTTCCACTTCAAAAGAAACTTCTCTGAAATTACCTATAGGTGGAAGAGGGCGCGTTATCGATGTGAAATGGATCCAAAGGGACCCCCTCGACATAATGGTTCGTGTATATATTTTACAGAAACGTGAAATCAAAGTTGGGGATAAAGTAGCCGGAAGACATGGGAATAAAGGGATCATTTCCAAAATTTTGCCTAGGCAAGATATGCCCTATTTGCAAGATGGAACACCCGTTGATATGGTCTTCAATCCCTTAGGAGTACCCTCCCGAATGAATGTGGGACAAATATTTGAAAGCTCGCTCGGATTAGCGGGGGATCTGCTAAAGAAACATTATAGAATAGCACCCTTTGATGAGAGATATGAGCAAGAGGCTTCAAGAAAACTTGTGTTTTCAGAATTATATGAAGCCagtaaagaaacaaaaaatcCATGGGTATTTGAACCCGAGTACCCGGGAAAAAGCAGAATATTTGATGGAAGAACAGGCGACCCCTTTGAGCAACCTGTTCTAATAGGGAAGTCCTATATCTTAAAATTAATTCATCAAGTTGATGAGAAAATTCATGGGCGTTCTACTGGGCCCTACTCACTTGTTACACAACAACCGGTTAGAGGAAGAGCCAAGCAAGGGGGACAACGAGTAGGAGAAATGGAAGTTTGGGCTTTAGAAGGATTTGGTGTTGCTCATATTTTACAAGAGATACTTACTTATAAATCTGACCATCTTATAGCTCGCCAAGAAATACTTAATGCTACGATCTGGGGAAAAAGAATACCTAATCATGAGGATCCTCCAGAATCTTTTCGAGTGCTCGTTCGAGAACTACGATCTTTGGCTCTAGAACTGAATCATTTCCTTGTATCTGAAAAGAACTTCCAGGTTAATAGGGAGGAAGTTTGA